AGGAGGGCTAGGGGATTGAGCCTGTGGGCGGCCCGGATACCGTGCTCCTTGGCGGTTTGCTTGGGGTCGCCGGAAAGGGCCAAGACCCGGTGCCCCCGGGCCTTCAGCTCCCGGGCGATGGCCTCGAGGATGGCCTCGTCCCCCGCGTTCTTGAACCCGTAGTACCCCGCTACCCCAACCACCATGCCCGAAGCCTCCTTACCAGCATAACCCCGAGAAGCCCTAGGAGGAGGCCCAAGAGGGCACCGTTCACCACCCGGAAAAAGGAAATGGGAAGGGGGGTGTGGAAGTGGCTGAAGGTGTTCAGGATAGAGGCCACCCCCAGGGCGGCGAGGAAGAGGAGGCTGTTTTGCACCCACCTGGGCCAGGGGAGGAGGAGGGCTAGGGGAAAAAGGGCGTGGCCGAAGACCTCTTTGAAACGGGGCCGGACCATGACGTCCTGGAGCCAACTTCTAAGCTTGAGCTCCAGTTCGGGAACGAGGGGGGCATCATTGCCCCGGCGCAGAAGGGCCAGGGCCAGGAGAAGAAGGGCGAGCCCTGCCAAGGCCACCTCTCCCAGGCGCAAGGGATGGAGGAAAAGCCGGGTTAGGGTTTCCTTGTAGTTCCCCCTCATGAAGCTAAAGGCCACCAGGAGGGGGGGCGCCAGAAGGGTGAGGGAAACGCCCCTGAAGGCTTGAAGCCCCAACACTGTTTCTGGAGTGGAGCCCAGGGCCGAGAGGAAAACCGCCCCCGCCAGGGCGTAGCCTAAGGCGCGAAGCCACATCCATAGGCCATTCCGGGGGCCGAGGAAGCCCAGCACGGGGAAAACCAAGGCGGCGAGAAGGGCCCCCGCTTGGCTCCCCGCATACCCCAGGGCCAGGAGAAGGAGAAGGAAGGCCACCCAGGGCCCGTAGATGGGTAACCCCAGGGCCAGGAGGCCTAGCCCCGAGGCTACCCCCACCCAGGCGGCATGGCGAAGGGGGCTTGGGGTGAATCCCCGGACCCGGGGCTGGCCCAGGGGGATGTGGCTGGCTTCTAGGCCCTCCCGGATCCGCTTGAGGAAGCGTTCCGTGTCCTGGCGGTAGGGGTAGGGCCGGAGGTAGAGGAGCTGGTGGCCCCGTTCCCGAGAGGCCAGCACGTACTTGTCCGCAGCCTCCTCGGGGGTTAGGGTGAGCTGCCACTCGTATCGGAGGCTGAATAGCCTAAGGGTGCCTTTCTCCTGGTAGGCGGTAAGCCCCGGCTGGGGAGTCCCCTCAATGAGGGCCACGGGGACTGGGACTAGGTCCTTGGCATCCTCCAGGCGGTGGGGATAGCCCAGGGCCTCGAGGCCCGCGAAGACCACGGCATCCGCCTCCTTGGGGACGAGGGGCAAGGAGGGGTCCAGGCGCCGGTAGCGCTGGTTGATGGGACGCACCACCACAAAGAAGCCTGCCTCCTTGGCGGCCCGGATCTCCTCCAAGGGATAAAAGGCGGGGAAGGCCTGGACATCCAAGGGGAATCCCAGCCAAGGGCCAAGCCGTTCGGTAGGTAGGTCATAGGCTGTGGCCAGATGGGTTACGAGCCAAGGCTCCCCCTTGAGGTAGAACCACCCGGGTTTAGCGGGAAGGCCTGCCTCCAAAAGCTCTCTCCCACCCCGGTAGAGGAGTACCCCTTGGCTTACCCAGTCCTTTACAAAACGCTCCGGGAAGGCCACACCCCCGATTCCCAAGGCCCGGTAAGCCTCCAGCACCTCCAGAAGGCTTTTCCCTTGGCTTTGGGCTTCTTCCCGCAGGGCCTCCGCATCCACCACCAGCACCACGGGGCCGGGGCGCTCCGCCTGGAGCCGGGGTTTTAGGGCCAGGAGGGAGGGGATGAGGGCCAGCAGGAGGAGGGCATTGAGGAGGAGTTTCATAGATCCCCCAGGGATGTTGGGTGGGCCCAGGCCTGGGTTAGGGAGCAAGCCAAGGTGGTTCTGCTGCTGGTGTTTCCGTTGGTAATGCCTCCAATAAAGAGCTTATCCCGTCGGCTCACCCTTTCATGATAAAGGGCGGGGAGGGTTTCTCCCCACCCCCTCTCCGTCCCAGAACTAGCGGCTCACGGTAGCCTTTTCCTGGGCGTGGCCAATGGTCTCGTCGCTTCCCGCGTCAAAGGCGTGGAGGCGGGAGGTGTCGGCGAGAAGCTCCACCCGATCCCCAGGCTTCACCGGGGCGTGGCCGTCCACCTTGGCCACCAAAACGGTTCCGTCCACGCTCACGTGGATCTCCGTTTCTGCTCCCAGGGGCTCGGCCACCTCCACCTCGCCCCAGATGACGTTCTCCTCCTCGGGGATCACCGTGTAGCCCTTAAGACCCAGGTGCTCGGGGCGGATGCCCATCCAGACCTCCTTGCCCCCGTAGGGCCTTAGAGCCTGGGCCAGGACGGGATTGGCCCGGACCCGGAAGCCTGGGGCCACCAGATACACCCTTTCCCCCTGCACCTCCACCCCAGCCCGGATGAAGTTCATGGAGGGGCTGCCAATGAAGCCGGCCACGAAGCGGTTCGCCGGGAAGTCGTAAAGGTTCAGGGGGGTGTCCACCTGCTGGATCTCCCCATCCTTCATGACCACGATGCGCTGGCCTAAGGTCATGGCCTCCACCTGGTCGTGGGTCACATAGATGGTGGTGACCCCAAGCCGCCTTTGCAGCTTGGCGATCTCCGCCCGCATCTCCACCCGGAGCTTGGCGTCCAGGTTGGAGAGGGGCTCATCCATGAGGAAGACCTTGGGCTCCCGCACGATGGCCCGGCCCATGGCCACCCGCTGGCGCTGGCCGCCGGAGAGCTCCCGGGGCTTGCGGTTTAGGAGGTGCTCAATCTTGAGGATGCGGGCGGCCTCCTTCACCCGGCGGTCGATCTCCTCCTTGGGGTAGCGCCTCAGGCGGAGGCCAAAGGCCATGTTCTCGTAGACGTTCATGTGGGGGTAGAGGGCGTAGTTCTGGAAGACCATGGCGATGTCCCGGTCCTTGGGAGGGACGTCGTTCACCAGGCGGTCGCCGATGTAGATGCGCCCCTCGGAGACCTCCTCGAGGCCGGCGATCATGCGCAGGGTGGTAGTCTTGCCGCAGCCCGAAGGGCCCACGAAGACCACGAACTCCCCGTCTTCGGTTTCCAGGTTGAAGTCCTTTACCGCCACCACCTTGCCGAAGCGCTTCCAAACGTGCTCCAGTCTAACCTTGGCCATGCTTTACCTCCTAGGCCCCGCGCTTTGAGCCCGCAAGGTAGCCCTTTGGGCTGACCTTGGCCCATCGGGGGTTCTTGGGCATTCTACACCACCCCAGGGGCCTCGTACGGACCCTGGGGGAGCTCCAGCATCTTTTTACAGAACTTTCACACACGGGTGGATAATGTAAGCTGGTCCGCGGACTCCGACCGGTGCGATTCTCTGATTCTGGAGGTGGGAGGATGTTAAAAGGTTTTCGGGACTTTATCATGCGGGGCAACGTGGTGGATCTGGCGGTGGCCGTGGTCATCGGCGGCGCCTTTGGCCAGGTGGTGAACTCCTTGGTGGCGGATGTCCTCACGCCTTTGATTGGGGCGTTGGGTGGTGCTCCGGATTTTTCCGCCATCAAGCTGGGGCCTATAGCTCTTGGGAAGTTCATCAATGCGGTGGTGAACTTCCTGGTGGTGGGTGCCGCCATCTACTTCTTGATCGTGGTGCCCATGCAGGAGCTTGAGAAGCGGCGCAAGAAGGCGGAGGAGGCGGCGCCACCCTCTCCTCCTGAGCCCCCCGAGGAGGTCAAGCTTCTTCGGGAGATTCTTGAGGAGCTAAGGCGGAAGGCCTAAGCCGGTTCCAGAGAAAGAGCGCCAGGTACCCCAGGCCGATCTCGGGCCTGGGGTTTGCCGTTACGGTGAGGGCAAAGGCGTGAAAGAGGAGGCTTTCTATGGCGTGGCGGGGGGATCGTAGAAAAAGGGCTTTTAGGGCAGGGCCTTGCCGCCAGGCGAGGAGCCCCAGGTAAGGCAGGTAGGGCCAGGGCCCGGTGGGGTAGCCCAGGGCGGAGAGGCCCAGGGCGCCAAAGGCCAGGCCCCGGAGGAGGGGCAAAGGGTCTTTGGCCAGGGAATGGAGGGTGTCCCATGGGAGGGTTTCCTCTCCTGGCCAGGGCGTCTTTAAGAGCAGCAACCTTTTTCCCTCGTGGCCTCCCAGGTAGGTGAGGGGATCAGGGGCTACGCCGAGGGGAAGGAGTTGGCCTGGGTGCTCCAGGAAGGCTTGGTACAGGAAAGGGTCTAGGGGCGTGCCGTCCACCAAGAACCAGGTGTGGGGCTTTCCGGAAAGGAGAAAGCCTAGGGCCCGCTCTACCTTATGTCCTCTGCGGGCCAGGATACCCGGCCAGGCCTCTGGGGGTTCCCCAAGAAGCACCTTGCGCCAGGGAGGGGCGGGGTTCAGGGGATAGGTATCCAGGTGGAAGCGGACCTCCACCGCCTCTTCCGCCTCGAGGGGAAACCGGGCCAGGAGGTTGCCCCGGTCCTCGTACATGGCTTCGGCTCGCCGGGATAGGAAGAGATCCCCGACCTTTTGCCCGGGGAGGTCCTGGGGCAGGGGAAGGAGGTACGTGTCGGAAGCAGGGGCCCGGAAGCGCAGGCGGAAATACGGCATACCCTGAGGGCCCATGGTACCACGTGGGGCTTGACGAGGGTGGACCAGGGTTTTAACATGGCCATATGTTACTTTACACATATGCACAAGGAGAGGGATATGCCAAGCGCCCTGCACCGCTATAAGGCGGCCTTCTTCAAGGCCTTGGCCCATCCCTTGCGCCTGGCCATCCTGGACGCTTTAAGGGAAGGGGAGAAGAGCGTTTCCGCCCTCCAGCGGGAGCTTGGGGCGGAGCAGTCCGTGCTCTCTCGGCAGCTTTCCCTGCTTCGGGAGCGGGGGTTGGTGGAGGCCAGGCGGGAGGGGCAGATGGTTTACTACCGCACCCGGGATCCGGAGGTCTACGCCTTTTTGGACCTGGGACGGCGGATCTTTGAACGCCACCTCGAGGCGGAGAGGGAGCGTCTGGACGCCCTTAGGGAGGAGGAATGAGCCCCCTTTGGACCTTCTTGCCCCTGGGCTTGGCCGTGGTGTCCGCTGGGACCCCCTGGCGTTTCCGGGGGCTTTCCCTCTCCCTGGGCTTGGCGGGCCTAGCGTGGGTGGCGCTGGGGGGGATGGGTTGGGCTTTGGGATGGGGTGCTCCTTTCCTCTACCTCCTCCTCCTCGGGGCCCTGACCCTGGGCCTTGCCCCTTACCTTCCTGCGTATTTAGCCCATCACCCTCGTGAGGCGCACCTCTATAGCCTTCTTATTCCCCTTTTCTTGGCTAGCATGGCGGGGGTGGCCTTGACCTCCCCGGGGTTCGGCTTCCTCTTTTTGTGGGAGGGCATGGCCCTCTTGGGTTATTTCCTGGTTGCCCTCGAGGGGCCGAACGCCCTGGTGGGGGGCCGGGCCTTTTTCCTGGCTAGCCGGCTTTCTGGGGCTGGGCTTTACCTGGCCTTCCTGGGGCACGGGCATCTGGGGGCTGACTGGGTCTGGGCGGGGCTTCTTTTAGGCTTTGGGGTGAAGGCAGCCCTCTTCCCCTTCCATGCCTGGTTGCCCCAAGCCCACCCGGTGGCCATCAGCCCGGTGTCGGCCCTGCTCTCTGGGGCCATGACTAAACTGGGCCTTCTGGGGTTGTACCAGTCCCAGTACTGGTTCGGTCCCCCTCCGCCTTGGGTGGGATGGGCCTTGGTTCTTCTGGGGCTTTTGGGTGCGGTGTATGCCCTGGTGCGGGGTCTGGGGGAGGAGGACCTAAAGGGGGCTTTGGCCTACTCCAGCGTGGAAAACCTGGGCCTCATGCTTTCCGCTTTGGGGGCGTATTTTCTTAAGCCTATGCCCTTGCTCCTGGGGGCCTTCTTCCTCCAGCAGGTGGCCCACGCCTTGTTCAAAGGGCTTCTTTTCCTGGGGGCAGGGGCTCTGGAGGAGCGGCGGATTTCCCACCTGGGTGGGCTTTTCCGTAAGGCCCCTGGTCTCGGAGCTTTGGCCTTAGGGGGGATGGTGGCGGGGGCTGGCCTGCCTCCTGGCCCTGTTTTTCTTGCGGAGTGGCAACTTTACCAAGGCTTTTTGCAGGGGCCTTTCCTGATGCCCCTGGCCGCCGGGGCCTTGGCCTTGGTGGGGGCCTTGGCCCTTTACTTTTACGTGCGCCTTTTCGGGCTGGCCTTTTTGGGGTTGCCTCGAGGCGAGGCGGGGCTCCACTGGGCCAGGGGGATGCGCCTGGGGCTTGGCGCGTTGGCAGGGCTTCTCCTCCTTGTGGCCGTGGCGCCTGGGCTGGTATTGGATCCCCTGGGGATCCACACCTATCCCAACGGGTTTCTCTTGGTCCTCCTTGGCCTTTTGGCCGGTGTCTTCTACCGTAGGATTCGGCAACTGCCCCAGCGGGTGTACGGCACCTGGGACTGCGGTTTCCAGCCCCTAACCCCCAGGATGCAACCCAACGGCCTGGGTTTTGCCGAGCCCGCCCTGCGCCTGTTCCCCTTTCTTCGCCTTAGGGTGGGGGAACATCCCCGCTTGGAGGAACCCTTGGCCGAGGTATACGCCGGCGTGGGGCGGGCCTATAGCCGCCTTGCGGCCTTGGTCCAGACCCTTCAGTCGGGGAGCCTGCACCTTTACCTTCTTCTGCAGCTCCTTACCTTGGTGGTGGTCCTGGGGGTGGTTTTGCTATGACGGCTCTTTTGGCCCTCCTTTTGGCTCCCCTCTTTTCGGGAACCGTCAAGTGGCTCAAGGCTAGGCTTACCCATCGGCAGGGGCCAAGCCCCCTCATGGAGTACCGGAATCTGGCCAAGCTCTGGCGCAAGGTCTGGGTGGTGCCCCACCCCACCACCCCTCTATTCCTTCTCGGGCCCATCATGGCCCTACTGGGTACCCTTGGGGCCTTGGCCTTGTTGCCCGTGCTCCCTGGGTTGGCCTTCAGGGGGGATTTTCTCCTCGCCCTCTACCTGCTGGGCTTGGGCCGCTTTTTTCAAATGCTGGCGGCTTTGGATGCGGGTAGCAGTTTTGGGGCCCAGGGAAGTTACCGGGAGGGTGTGGTCACGGTGTTGGCGGAACCAGGAACGCTTATGGCCTTGGCGGGGGCGGTCCTTCTGGGGGAGGGGTTTTCCCTGAGCGGCCTGCCCCAGCTTGGGGTGGAGAACAGCTTGGTGTTGCTGCTGGCCCTGGCCTCGCTGGCCCTGGCCCTTCTGGCCGAGGGGGCCAGGATGCCGGTGGACGACCCCACCACGCACCTGGAGCTCACCATGATCCACGAGGCGCAGGTCCTGGACCATAGCGGGCCTCTTTTGGCCTTGTACGAGCTTGCTGGCTCGCTTAAGATGCTCTTTTACGCGGGGTTGATGGCCTTGTTGTTGCCGGGGTCCAAGCCCCTGGTCTTCCTGGGGGTGGTGGGGGCCTGGGTCTTGGTGTTGGCCTACCTGGAGACCTACGGGGTAAAGCTTCGCTACCTCAGGCTTCCTGACTTTCTCTCGTACAACACTCTTTTCGGGGTTCTGGCGCTTTTGGGGGCAATATGGCGCTTCTAAACACCTTGGTCCTGGCCATTTTGGCCACCGGTTTTCTGATGGTAAGCCGCCGTAGCCTGGACGCCATCATCCGGCTCTACGCCCTGCAGAACATCCTCTTGGCCTTGGTTTCCTTTGCCCTTGCGGGAGGCGAGGTGCACTTTATCGTGGCAGGCCTGGCCCTTTTCGCCGTCAAGGGGGTTCTCATACCCTGGTACCTGTTCTGGCTTATAGACCGCCTCGAGGTGAGCCACGAGGTGGAGGGGTACCTATCCGTTTCGCTGTCCCTTCTTCTGGCTGGGCTCCTTACCGCCTTGGCCTTCCGGGTGGGAAAGGTGTTCGTCCTTCCTGAAGCTTCCTTGCCCCAAGGGGTGCCCGTGGCCTTGGCCCTGGTCCTGTTGGGGATTCTTTCCATGGTTAGCCGGAAAAAGGCGATCAGCCAGGTTCTGGGATTTCTGGCGTTGGAGAATGGGGTTTTCCTCATGGCCCTTTCTGAGAGCCACGGCCTTCCCCTCTTCGTGGAGCTGGGGGTGGCCTTGGATGCCTTTGCCGCCGTGTTTTTGGCGGGGATCCTCATCTTCCGCATCAAGGGGGAGATGGGGCATGTGGACACGGCTCGGATGCGTTCCTTAAGGGGGTAGGGGTGCTGTATCTTCTGGTCTTCTTGCCCTTGATGGTCTTTTTGGCTCGCAGGGAAACCACCTTGCTGGTGCAGCTTTCCGTTCTGGTCCCCTTCCTGGGCTTGCTCCTTGCCCCTTTCCTCTTGGGTACGGCGGCGGGCCCTTTCCGATTGGATGGGGTGGGGCTCTTTTACCTCCTCCTGACGGACCTCATCTACGGGTTGGTGGCCCTGTTCGCCCGGGGCTACTTTCCCCGGGAGGAGGCTTGGCGGTTCTATTGGGCGGGCGCCTTTTTCCTGGTCTCGGCCCACGGGGCGTACCTGGCCCACAACCTAGGGGTGCTTTGGATCTTCGTGGAGGGGAGCACCCTGGCCTCGGCCCTTCTGGTCTACCACAAGGGAGGGGCAAGGGCCCTGGAGGCCACCTGGAAGTACCTCATGCTGGGCAGTGTGGGCATCGCCATGGGGCTCATTGGGGTCATCCTGGTGTACGCCTTGGTGGGCGGGGCCACCTTGGACTGGGGGGAGGTCCGGTCCTTGGTGGGGGAGGCCAATCCCGAGGGGCTTAAGGTGGCCTTTGCCCTCCTCTTGGTGGGCTTCGGTACCAAGGTGGGGCTTTTTCCCCTCCAGGCCTGGCTCCCCGATGCCCATGCCGAGGCCCCGGGGCCGGCCTCCGCACTCCTTTCGGGAACCCTTCTCAACGTGGCCTTTTACGCCCTTTTGCGCTACACCGCCCTTATGCAGGCGGCGGGGCTTTTCCCTTTTGCCTCCGGGCTTCTTTTGGCCTTTGGCCTTTTGAGCCTAGTGTTTGGGGCCTTGTTTCTCTTTGGGCAGAGGGAGTACAAGAGGCTTCTCGCCTATTCCAGCATGGAACACATGGGCCTCGCCGTTTTTGCCCTGGGCCTGGGTCTTCCCTGGCTTGCCCTTTTCCACACCCTGGCCCACTCTTTGAGCAAGACGTTGGCGTTTTTGGGAGCCAGTGGGATTCTGGCCCTGAGCCATGCCAAGGAGGTGGGGCGGGTGGGAGGCCTGGTCCTCCATACCCCTGCCTTGGGTGTGCCCTTTATCCTTTCCCTGGTGGCCTTGGGGGGGCTTCCTCCCTTTCCCCTGTTTTTCGCCGAGTTCAAGGCGGTGGAGGTAGCCATGAAATCGCCCTGGCTGGGGGTTCCCTACCTGGTGGGGCTGGGGCTGGCCTTTGCTGGTCTCTTATACCCCATGGCCCAAATGGGTTTTGGTCAAGGAAAACCCTTAGGGGGAAGGGGGCTGGACCTTTGGTTGCTCTGGGTTTTGCTTCTCCTGCTCCTTCTTCCTGGGGTCTCACCCCCGGTGGAGGTGTTTAAGGCGCTGGAGGTGGTGTTGTGGAAGCCGTAAAGGAGGCCCTGCAGGAGGGTAGGTCCGT
The window above is part of the Thermus albus genome. Proteins encoded here:
- a CDS encoding DUF5693 family protein — encoded protein: MKLLLNALLLLALIPSLLALKPRLQAERPGPVVLVVDAEALREEAQSQGKSLLEVLEAYRALGIGGVAFPERFVKDWVSQGVLLYRGGRELLEAGLPAKPGWFYLKGEPWLVTHLATAYDLPTERLGPWLGFPLDVQAFPAFYPLEEIRAAKEAGFFVVVRPINQRYRRLDPSLPLVPKEADAVVFAGLEALGYPHRLEDAKDLVPVPVALIEGTPQPGLTAYQEKGTLRLFSLRYEWQLTLTPEEAADKYVLASRERGHQLLYLRPYPYRQDTERFLKRIREGLEASHIPLGQPRVRGFTPSPLRHAAWVGVASGLGLLALGLPIYGPWVAFLLLLLALGYAGSQAGALLAALVFPVLGFLGPRNGLWMWLRALGYALAGAVFLSALGSTPETVLGLQAFRGVSLTLLAPPLLVAFSFMRGNYKETLTRLFLHPLRLGEVALAGLALLLLALALLRRGNDAPLVPELELKLRSWLQDVMVRPRFKEVFGHALFPLALLLPWPRWVQNSLLFLAALGVASILNTFSHFHTPLPISFFRVVNGALLGLLLGLLGVMLVRRLRAWWLG
- a CDS encoding ABC transporter ATP-binding protein, with translation MAKVRLEHVWKRFGKVVAVKDFNLETEDGEFVVFVGPSGCGKTTTLRMIAGLEEVSEGRIYIGDRLVNDVPPKDRDIAMVFQNYALYPHMNVYENMAFGLRLRRYPKEEIDRRVKEAARILKIEHLLNRKPRELSGGQRQRVAMGRAIVREPKVFLMDEPLSNLDAKLRVEMRAEIAKLQRRLGVTTIYVTHDQVEAMTLGQRIVVMKDGEIQQVDTPLNLYDFPANRFVAGFIGSPSMNFIRAGVEVQGERVYLVAPGFRVRANPVLAQALRPYGGKEVWMGIRPEHLGLKGYTVIPEEENVIWGEVEVAEPLGAETEIHVSVDGTVLVAKVDGHAPVKPGDRVELLADTSRLHAFDAGSDETIGHAQEKATVSR
- the mscL gene encoding large conductance mechanosensitive channel protein MscL, whose translation is MLKGFRDFIMRGNVVDLAVAVVIGGAFGQVVNSLVADVLTPLIGALGGAPDFSAIKLGPIALGKFINAVVNFLVVGAAIYFLIVVPMQELEKRRKKAEEAAPPSPPEPPEEVKLLREILEELRRKA
- a CDS encoding ArsR/SmtB family transcription factor, with amino-acid sequence MPSALHRYKAAFFKALAHPLRLAILDALREGEKSVSALQRELGAEQSVLSRQLSLLRERGLVEARREGQMVYYRTRDPEVYAFLDLGRRIFERHLEAERERLDALREEE
- a CDS encoding proton-conducting transporter membrane subunit gives rise to the protein MSPLWTFLPLGLAVVSAGTPWRFRGLSLSLGLAGLAWVALGGMGWALGWGAPFLYLLLLGALTLGLAPYLPAYLAHHPREAHLYSLLIPLFLASMAGVALTSPGFGFLFLWEGMALLGYFLVALEGPNALVGGRAFFLASRLSGAGLYLAFLGHGHLGADWVWAGLLLGFGVKAALFPFHAWLPQAHPVAISPVSALLSGAMTKLGLLGLYQSQYWFGPPPPWVGWALVLLGLLGAVYALVRGLGEEDLKGALAYSSVENLGLMLSALGAYFLKPMPLLLGAFFLQQVAHALFKGLLFLGAGALEERRISHLGGLFRKAPGLGALALGGMVAGAGLPPGPVFLAEWQLYQGFLQGPFLMPLAAGALALVGALALYFYVRLFGLAFLGLPRGEAGLHWARGMRLGLGALAGLLLLVAVAPGLVLDPLGIHTYPNGFLLVLLGLLAGVFYRRIRQLPQRVYGTWDCGFQPLTPRMQPNGLGFAEPALRLFPFLRLRVGEHPRLEEPLAEVYAGVGRAYSRLAALVQTLQSGSLHLYLLLQLLTLVVVLGVVLL
- a CDS encoding respiratory chain complex I subunit 1 family protein → MTALLALLLAPLFSGTVKWLKARLTHRQGPSPLMEYRNLAKLWRKVWVVPHPTTPLFLLGPIMALLGTLGALALLPVLPGLAFRGDFLLALYLLGLGRFFQMLAALDAGSSFGAQGSYREGVVTVLAEPGTLMALAGAVLLGEGFSLSGLPQLGVENSLVLLLALASLALALLAEGARMPVDDPTTHLELTMIHEAQVLDHSGPLLALYELAGSLKMLFYAGLMALLLPGSKPLVFLGVVGAWVLVLAYLETYGVKLRYLRLPDFLSYNTLFGVLALLGAIWRF
- a CDS encoding proton-conducting transporter membrane subunit, with amino-acid sequence MLYLLVFLPLMVFLARRETTLLVQLSVLVPFLGLLLAPFLLGTAAGPFRLDGVGLFYLLLTDLIYGLVALFARGYFPREEAWRFYWAGAFFLVSAHGAYLAHNLGVLWIFVEGSTLASALLVYHKGGARALEATWKYLMLGSVGIAMGLIGVILVYALVGGATLDWGEVRSLVGEANPEGLKVAFALLLVGFGTKVGLFPLQAWLPDAHAEAPGPASALLSGTLLNVAFYALLRYTALMQAAGLFPFASGLLLAFGLLSLVFGALFLFGQREYKRLLAYSSMEHMGLAVFALGLGLPWLALFHTLAHSLSKTLAFLGASGILALSHAKEVGRVGGLVLHTPALGVPFILSLVALGGLPPFPLFFAEFKAVEVAMKSPWLGVPYLVGLGLAFAGLLYPMAQMGFGQGKPLGGRGLDLWLLWVLLLLLLLPGVSPPVEVFKALEVVLWKP